TCAAGAATCATGCTTGCACTCTTCTGTAAAGATCTAAATTACTAAAAACCACTGTTGCAAAACTccccgtctcgagccgtctcgacgcccgttgcgacggtttggtgactagcccgtcccgtctcgaagaaaaccgtctaatatgacagttaacggtcaaaattcgggtcaaagttgaaaaaaatcatgtcaaagtctctcaaaattcGGAAAATCCAGAAAGTCAGCAAAATCGGTCAAATTTATCGTATTTTAGTTTAAATTTTCAGTATTATATTAATGGTGATAGCAATTATGagtacaaattagtcaattaaagtttttgacttcaaaatatgtacacatatatacatttatatacttatatatttaaaagtcaactttgatcaacgtccgtctcgacccccatCTCGACCCCGTcttgaacgtctcgacctttttaggacccggccgtctcgaccccgtctcacgtcttttgcaaccttgctaAAAACAATAGCTAGCGATCGAGAAACTAGTAATTCAAAACATAATACGGGAGATATTCACACAATAACATTTATTGCCACTAGTAAGATAGAAACATCACAGCATTCGTATACAAGCAAAAAGTACTACCATTACAAACCATCATACAGGTGCTAAAGTTTCAAAATACAAGTTCAACCAACACGAGGGTCAATTACCTGCCCCATAAACAACACGACCCCAGTCAAATCTTCTCTAATCACAAACAAAAACGGATGATCCGCTACAAAGTCAACCTTATCATTAGTCATCAAAGCTCTCAACATTACAACACCTGCAGAAGCTGCTGCAGCCTCTGTACCTTCTTCATTCACCTCCACAAAAGCCTTATGATGAATGCTCGAAACAAACAAGCTTTGACCAACAGGTGAATCCACCATTTCAGTCAAACCTTCTTCACCACCGAAAGGCAATACAAGCCCTAACTCCTTCAACATATCCGAAGCTTCAAACCCGAACGAGATCTTGAACTTTGGGATCAAAAACTGCCCGACTTCCACTTTTTGACGTGGAATGTTTCTGTTCAAAAACTCAGATCCTGAACTTAATTTCTCGACTAAAGATGATAAACCGTCTTTTGCATCTGGGAGATAAAAGTACATTGTGAATTGGCGTTTATCTTCGCCTTTTAAATAGGGAAGACCCAAGACTTTGAAACCGTCATATTCACGCACGAATTGCTTTTTCTTGCTCGTCATGAATGGTAATTGAACTTTGCTACCATCAAGAAGGTGAAAGTCAGTGTCTTTAGTCTTTGACTGGTCAAACTTCTCACTCCAGGCTCCTTTGAAATAGACTGCATTTGCAAAAATGAGCCTGGTGGAACTCGTAACCGCACCAGCAGGAAGGATATCTTTAATAAGGCCATTCGTATGCTTATCAGCCCAGATATTCACTTCATTGGCTACCTCAACGGCCTACATTAACAAATTAGTACTAAAGGTTGGCAATAGCTTTCATAAAccttctatatttattttatatatataataaagaacAATTTAAGAATGGGGAGAGATCCGTACACCACTAATTTTTAGCCATACATGATACACCACCAAACATGCTTTACACATGCTTTATAGTGTTGTAAAGTACAACATTATGCTTTATAGTGATccatacaacactgtaaagcatgtttggtggtgtatggctaaaaatTAGTGGTGTACGGATCATCATTTAAGAATCCCTAATTCCTATTGAACCTATTGAACCTAACATTTTAGGCTCATTTTCACTTGTTTATTCCTTTAAAAATAAACACAGCGTTTAAAGGGGGCTTGAATTTACTTATGTAACAAAAATAATCAATAAGCAGATAACACTTGAATAAGCAATCCCAATCACTCCCTTAATCAAACTAATCAAGTTTCATCATTTTGATTAGTTATATGTCAGTGTCTGTTAGGGTTTTGGAGTTTCCACTTCAAACTGAATCAAATCCAATTAAAGTTTTCAGCTTTTGTCTAATCATATAGTATGTCAACAAAATTAACAACACCCATAACAAATCTTGATCAAAAaggctaataaatatataaattaccatatatacagcaacattaaccttattataaccctagATCCTgtaacataataataaaaagtaactcTAAtaaaaaaatggaaatgaaaaaagaACTGACCTTGGATTGAAAATCGACTTGATTAGAAACGGCGTTATAAACAGTATCAACAACCTGTTTAAAAGACGGTTTAAGAGGAAGTGTTTGTTCAACCCAAACGCCGTTAACAAACGACAAACGTGGGCCACCGCTTGGGGTACCGTCAGCAAAGATTAAAGACACAAGCTGAGACGACAGCTTATTGAGATCATCGATGGTTTTTGTTTTGAGAAAAGATAGCATCTGGTCGAGTGTTTTGTTTTTGGAACCGGCGGCGATTAAGCCTAGAACTACGTGGAGCGAAAGAGGTGAGAAAACGATGTTGGAGTTGTGTGAGATCTTGGTCAGCAGATGGTTTGCGAGTGTGATTGAAACATGGGTTTGATTGGTAATTGATTCTTGGATGTCCATTTTTTGTGTTTTTGGAACAAAGATGGTGAACGgtttgattttgatttgttaaGGTACGGTGGTCGGACGGTTTTAAAAGAGCGATTTGGTAACGACGTTAAGGAACGAACCTGGTGCTTGTACCACGTATccgcatttttttatttttaagtttaatatAGTTTGATTGATGATTGATAGAGATACAGGTGGCTCAATTATATTAACGAGTTGTTTACCCTCGCTTCGCGCCCGGgtttcgattttcaatgtattttattgcgtttagtttaatgatgatgtcgttgaagcgcaactcgagtcgaactaaaaggtataacccctaaaagatttaaatgttattttaaattaacaatataggtgcatctctgcgggtggagaaaaatataaaggaaaccaaaaaagaaaaaagaaaaaaaaattgttacAACGGGTAGAGAAAAATATAAATGAAACAATtggtactattcatatttttttGCCTAATAGATATTTGCTGCTGCTAATTATAAAAAAACCAGcggtactattcatattttttgtTTAGTAGATATTTGCTGTGGgtgaagaaaaatataaaggaaacttaaaaaggaaaaaaatgagGAAAAAAACGGttccaaaaaaataataattaaatttgctACATTACCATGAATAGTACTGTTCACGTAAATAGTACTGTTCACGTAAAGAAACCAGCAGTGCTATTCATATTTTTTATTTAGTAGATATTTGCTGTGggtaaagaaaaatataaaggaaactaaAAAAGGGAAAAAATGAGGAAAAAAGggtccaaaaaaaaaataaaaattaagtttGTTTGATACAGTATCATGAATAGTGTAAGGTGTACAACCATTGTTGCGAGATGTACAAGCGTTTGGTGCGTGCGAGTAGTATTATTCATAGTTTGTTGATGTTAGTATATATGTAAATGAGTGAGTGAACCACGAAATGTAGATTTATTGGCGAGTCGCTTAGAGTCTAAATTGAATTTAAGTCATATTTAAAATTCATAGAAATTTTGACTATACCATTTTCAAGGCTTCTCACTatttttttaacctacttattggcTGGAAGTCTATTCGAAAACAATCTTTCTATTCATAGAACATTGAGAGCGAGGATTTTTTCTATTCTTTAGTTGTTTTCACtcttgatgaaaaaataacttatcTTTATTCTAAAATAGCAGAAATGTTTATGTTGTCTACATTTTACCTCTCCATACACAACTTATGAGTTTTGTTGTTGTCTACATAttgaattttgttgttgttgtctacatattgagttttgttgttgttgttgttcagttTGTCTTCaatttcacaattttttttttaatttatatttattcgtTATATCTTTGTATCTCCATTCCAATATCTCAATTTCCTCCAtcgtcacatttttgaagtcatatTTCAATTAACCAAATAAATGATTGAAAACGTTATATATACTTTTTCTTTTGGTTCTCTTTCAATCCCGACTGATCCAACTCGATATGCGAGTTGATTAAACTCAGGATAACAATTTGATTTACGAGCTGTCCGAGTTGTTCATGATGAA
This window of the Rutidosis leptorrhynchoides isolate AG116_Rl617_1_P2 chromosome 7, CSIRO_AGI_Rlap_v1, whole genome shotgun sequence genome carries:
- the LOC139857323 gene encoding serpin-ZX-like, with amino-acid sequence MDIQESITNQTHVSITLANHLLTKISHNSNIVFSPLSLHVVLGLIAAGSKNKTLDQMLSFLKTKTIDDLNKLSSQLVSLIFADGTPSGGPRLSFVNGVWVEQTLPLKPSFKQVVDTVYNAVSNQVDFQSKAVEVANEVNIWADKHTNGLIKDILPAGAVTSSTRLIFANAVYFKGAWSEKFDQSKTKDTDFHLLDGSKVQLPFMTSKKKQFVREYDGFKVLGLPYLKGEDKRQFTMYFYLPDAKDGLSSLVEKLSSGSEFLNRNIPRQKVEVGQFLIPKFKISFGFEASDMLKELGLVLPFGGEEGLTEMVDSPVGQSLFVSSIHHKAFVEVNEEGTEAAAASAGVVMLRALMTNDKVDFVADHPFLFVIREDLTGVVLFMGQVIDPRVG